The following proteins come from a genomic window of Lycium ferocissimum isolate CSIRO_LF1 chromosome 4, AGI_CSIRO_Lferr_CH_V1, whole genome shotgun sequence:
- the LOC132052136 gene encoding uncharacterized protein LOC132052136 codes for MDFFKVKKFRKAHKPEPGTDTEDKPVPLPGEQKNENGNVGKSADVDSTNAELEDDDDDFITNEVKRRLKELRRNSFMVLIPEESTPEDEEADDEEEQANMNPSDWRDVEAEGRQFWSGFNAVYDKYSEQMLFYDRLHAQQLREFGLHTPSTSSPSPRSASKKLVSPFRCLSLKKMDESQDETEHLHQPVADLHQDLETAYVAQLCLTWEVLHCQHTQLSQKISCQPDSSISYNHSAQQFQQFLVLLQRFIETEPFEPGTRPEIYARMRNALPMLLQVPKVQGSDQKKLEDDELPVLAPELLKVIESSILTFRLLVKMDKKASSVRNLFGSQNQMATPVHQIQCSLEKKKVKLKELRKRTKNLKKKSWPTMPGDVDLLLGLIDVKVMNRVLRMERISKEQLFWCEEKMKKLDINDGKLQRDPSIILFPC; via the exons ATGGATTTCTTCAAAGTGAAGAAGTTCAGAAAGGCTCATAAACCGGAACCAGGGACGGATACGGAGGACAAACCTGTTCCGCTTCCAGGAGAGCAAAAGAATGAGAATGGTAATGTGGGAAAATCAGCTGATGTTGATTCGACTAATGCTGAACTAGAAGACGATGACGATGATTTCATAACGAATGAGGTAAAGAGGAGGTTGAAGGAACTGAGAAGAAACAGTTTTATGGTATTAATTCCTGAAGAGTCAACTCCAGAAGATGAAGAAgcagatgatgaagaagaacaGGCGAACATGAATCCGAGTGATTGGAGGGATGTTGAAGCAGAAGGACGACAGTTTTGGTCTGGGTTCAATGCCGTTTACGATAAATACTCTGAACAAATGCTGTTTTATGACCGCCTACATGCTCAGCAGCTGCGTGAATTTG GTTTGCATACTCCATCTACTTCTTCTCCAAGTCCAAGATCTGCATCCAAAAAGCTTGTATCCCCCTTTCGGTGCCTATCCttgaaaaaaatggatgaaTCTCAAGATGAAACTGAGCACTTGCACCAGCCTGTGGCTGACCTGCATCAAGATCTTGAAACCGCTTATGTAGCTCAGTTATGCTTGACCTGGGAAGTTCTTCACTGTCAACACACGCAATTGAGTCAGAAAATTTCTTGCCAACCTGATAGTTCCATCTCCTATAATCACAGCGCTCAGCAATTTCAGCAGTTCCTGGTCTTGTTACAACGATTTATTGAAACTGAACCTTTTGAACCGGGTACAAGGCCTGAAATTTATGCTCGCATGAGAAATGCATTGCCTATGCTACTTCAGGTTCCTAAAGTCCAAG GTTCTGATCaaaagaaattggaagatgatGAGTTGCCAGTTCTTGCTCCAGAGCTACTTAAAGTGATTGAAAGTTCAATCCTTACTTTTCGTCTATTGGTGAAGATGGATAAGAAGGCTAGTAGTGTACGCAATCTTTTCGGAAGTCAGAACCAGATGGCAACCCCCGTTCATCAGATTCAATGTTCTCTTGAAAAG AAAAAGGTGAAACTGAAGGAACTACGGAAGAGAACAAAGAACCTGAAGAAGAAATCATGGCCTACCATGCCAGGGGATGTGGACCTGTTGCTTGGCCTAATTGATGTTAAAGTCATGAATAGGGTCCTAAGAATGGAAAGAATTAGTAAGGAGCAATTATTCTGGTGtgaagaaaagatgaagaagctAGATATAAATGACGGCAAGCTGCAGAGAGACCCCTCTATTATCTTATTTCCTTGTTAG